The Salipiger abyssi sequence GTTGACCCGGCCCAGCAGCCGGTCGGGGATCATCCGCTGACGGGTCGAGACCGAGACCGTGTTCCAGACCAGCCCAGCAAATTCGAAGAGCGCCAGGATCAGTCCAAGCGACCAGGCGCCGGGCGCCAGCGCGACCCCGACAAAGGCCGGAACGGAGGCAAAAAGCATCCATTGTGCGGCCGGCCCCGCCCCCATGCGCCGCACGATGCGCTCGCCAAAGATGCCGCCAAAGATCCCGCCCACCGCCCCCGCCGCGAGGATCGCGCCATAGGCCGAAGACGAGAGGCCGAGATTTTCCTGCACATGCAGGATCAGCGCGATCATCACCATCTGGAAGAACAGGTTCCAGAAGCCGGTGAGCCAGGCCAGCAATTGCAGCAGCGGCGAGGCGCGCAGAAAGGCGATGCCCTCGCCCAGCTCATGGCGCCAGCCGCGCCGCTCCGCCTGCTCGGCGCGAAACCGGCCCTTGATGCCCAGCACCACCAGCACGGCGGATAGATAGATCAGCGCATTGACCGCGAAGGGCAGCGGCAGGGCAAAGGCGATGAGCGCCGCGCCGAGCGGTGGCCCGATCAGCGCGTTGCCGGTCAGCTCGACGCTCCAGAGCCGCCCGTTCGCCGCCTCCACCCGGTGGCGCGGCACCAGCGCCGGCAGCATGGTCTGCGCGGCATTGTCGCGAAACACCTCCGCCACGCCAACGACGACCGCCGCGAGCCCCAGCGCGAGGAACGCGGGAAGCGAGGAGACGCCGGTCTCCGGCGGGTCGGGCAGCGGCAGCGAGGACCAGAGCGCCAGCGCGGCGGCCCCGAGGGCGGCGGCGCGCAGGATGTCCATGCGCAGGATCAGCAGCCGGCGGTCCGTCCGGTCGGTGACGATCCCCGCCGGCAGCGCAAAGAGCGCCCAGGGCAGGCGCAACGCCACGGCAATGAGCGCGATCAGCAGCGGGTCGCGGGTGAGGAGCGAGGCGGTCCAGGCCCAGGCCACGGTGGCGATGCCATCGCCGAGATTGGTCAGGCCGCTGGCGGCGATGAAGCGCCCGATGGGCGATGTGACCGCCGCGAGAAACCGCCCGGAACCCGTGCCACTCATCGTCCTGCCCCTGTCCTGCCTGCCGATCTTGCCGGGGTACGACGCCCGGTTGCGCCGCCGGGCTGGGGCCGGAGCCTCTCCGGCCGCGTGGCAGGCGACAGGCGCACCCTGAGAGGCGGGGCGCGAATGGTCAAGAGCCCTGCCCCAAACGGCAGACGGCGGGCCCGAACGCCCGCCGCCATTTCCGTTACGTTACGGTCCTGGCAGGCTCAGCCGGCCTTGGCCATGCTGCGCAGCCCGGTCTTGCCGTGGTGCCGGTCGGCGATCTTGTAGCCGAGCGCGTCCTCGGCGATCAGCACTTTCTGCACATTGGCGGTGCCCTCGCCGGTGAACATCAGATCCGCATAGGCCTTGTATTTGGCGATCCGGTATTCGCGGCTCAGCCCGTAGCCACCATAGATCTGCTGCGCGGTATCGGTGCAGAACTTGGCGGTCTGGCTGGCGTGGAACTTGGCGATGGAGGCGATGCGGTTGGTGGGCAGCTCCTTGTCCATGAGCTGCGCCGCCTGATAGACCAGCGCGCGGCTGGCCTCGATGGCCACGGCCATTTCGGCGATCTGGCCCTGAATGAGCTGGTACTTGCCGATGGGCGAGCCCTTGATGACGCGCTCATTGGCATAGCGCACCGCGTCCTCATAGGCGCCGATGGCGATGCCGAGCGCCTTGGCCCCGATCACCGCGCGGCCGCCCTGAAGCGCGCGCATGATGATCTTGAACCCGTCGCCCTCCTTGCCCAGCAGGTTCTCTGCCGGCACGGTGAAATCGTCGAGATAGACCGCCGAGACGCGGAACGCCTTGGACA is a genomic window containing:
- a CDS encoding MFS transporter — its product is MSGTGSGRFLAAVTSPIGRFIAASGLTNLGDGIATVAWAWTASLLTRDPLLIALIAVALRLPWALFALPAGIVTDRTDRRLLILRMDILRAAALGAAALALWSSLPLPDPPETGVSSLPAFLALGLAAVVVGVAEVFRDNAAQTMLPALVPRHRVEAANGRLWSVELTGNALIGPPLGAALIAFALPLPFAVNALIYLSAVLVVLGIKGRFRAEQAERRGWRHELGEGIAFLRASPLLQLLAWLTGFWNLFFQMVMIALILHVQENLGLSSSAYGAILAAGAVGGIFGGIFGERIVRRMGAGPAAQWMLFASVPAFVGVALAPGAWSLGLILALFEFAGLVWNTVSVSTRQRMIPDRLLGRVNSVYRLLAWGMMPVGLMLSGLIVRGAEQILPRDIALTAPFWVAAAGIAVLTLVGWKRLGEGLARHAAQSA